A portion of the Psilocybe cubensis strain MGC-MH-2018 chromosome 10, whole genome shotgun sequence genome contains these proteins:
- a CDS encoding Oxidoreductase vrtI, translating into MTNYPPFPTDGTVAVQDLLVVDYKLLKEGDQEQANILWEAATKWGFWYLKNQEAESFVEPMFKMGQETLSLPFEEKMKYWQGNKGASFGYRAAGATYVDVDGSTDASEFINISKDDAMAYPRVVHKVYPETVNAYMKDTVRPFIETCINESRVIMKVFNEKLGLPEGTLLDLHDHTKPCISETRCIKVPAAPKDTKIALGQHTDFGSLSFLANRLGGLQVLISDNEGEQWKYVKPIEGHFICNIGDTLSILSGGILKSCTHRVLPPPGPQAGHERWSLVYFLRPTNDVYLEALVSRSSLIAEAVRNAPDKANAFPEMTAAQWFVKKQSQHRTDKDKGVESLLASGPKNFEGSTY; encoded by the exons ATGACCAATTACCCACCCTTTCCAACCGACGGGACTGTAGCTGTACAGGATCTCCTCGTTGTTGACTACAAGCTCCTTAAAGAGGGAGATCAAGAACAAGCTAATATTCTCTGGGAAGCAGCGACAAAGTGGGGGTTCTGGTA CCTGAAGAATCAAGAAGCTGAGAGTTTCGTTGAACCCATGTTCAAAATGGGACAAGAAACTCTTTCTCTTCCGTTCgaggaaaaaatgaaatattGGCAGGGTAACAAGGGTGCTTCTTTTGG GTACAGGGCGGCCGGTGCAACATACGTAGATGTGGACGGGTCCACGGACGCCTCAGAATTTATTAATATTTCAAAGGACGACGCCATGGCATACCCAAGAGTCGTACACAAAGTCTATCCAGAGACTGTAAACGCTTACATGAAAGACACCGTTCGGCCATTTATCGAAACGTGTATCAATGAAAGTCGGGTAATTATGAAGGTTTTCAATGAGAAACTGGGTCTTCCTGAAGGCACATTGCTCGATCTGCACGACCATACGAAGCCGTGTATTTCTGAGACAAGGTGTATCAAAGTACCTGCTGCACCGAAGGATACGAAGATTGCCCTTGGGCAACACACAGATTTTGGAAG TCTTTCATTCCTTGCTAACAGGTTAGGTGGATTACAAGTTCTTATTTCTGACAACGAAGGCGAGCAGTGGAAATACGTGAAG CCAATTGAAGGACACTTTATTTGCAATATTGGAGACACTCTCAGTATTCTGAGTGGTGGTATCCTCAAATCATGCACTCATCGTGTCCT GCCTCCTCCTGGTCCTCAAGCTGGCCACGAGAGATGGTCGCTCGTATATTTCTTGAGACCTACCAACGATGTTTACCTCGAAGCACTTGTGAGCAGGAGCTCACTCATAGCAGAGGCTGTTCGGAATGCTCCAGATAAAGCAAATGCATTTCCTGAAATGACGGCGGCCCAGTGGTTCGTCAAAAAACAATCTCAGCACAGAACCGACAAAGACAAG GGTGTTGAAAGTCTACTTGCTTCGGGTCCGAAAAATTTTGAGGGCTCGACATACTGA
- a CDS encoding ornithine aminotransferase, with translation MSPAAGKNSVATTPVSPSSNHHVGKPSPATKANGKAHLTSADVIRLEHEFGAHNYHPLPVVFESAKGAKVWDPEGREYIDMLSAYSAVNQGHCHPRIVATLVSQAQKLTLSSRAFYNSVFGRFAQQVTQLFGYDMVLPMNTGAEAVETAVKLSRKWAYKCKGVEEGKAIVLSVEGNFHGRTLGIISMSTDPESRTGFGPYLEGVGPVFVDEEGDAQTIRYGVLEDLERALAVHGENIAAFLVEPIQGEAGIVVPPEGYLKGVAELCKRHNVLLICDEIQTGLCRTGKMLASEYEGIRPDVVLLGKALSGGVYPVSAVLADKEIMLCIQPGEHGSTYGGNPLGCAVAMTALDVLVEEGLAARAFTLGEYFRKAVRDLKSPLVKEVRGRGLLNAVVIDEAKSTRGRTAWQFCLLLKSRGVLAKPTHVNIIRFAPPLVIEEETLKEAVKIIGECLIDLDLIDEIPGDDASEKGHKDGLTL, from the exons ATGTCTCCAGCAGCAGGCAAAAACTCAGTCGCCACAACTCCTGTTTCACCGTCGTCCAACCACCATGTCGGAAAGCCCTCGCCAGCAACCAAAGCAAATGGAAAGGCGCATCTCACTTCTGCGGACGTTATCAGACTAGAGCATGAGTTTGGGGCACACAA TTATCATCCTCTGCCAGTTGTTTTCGAGTCGGCGAAAGGAGCCAA AGTCTGGGACCCGGAAGGCAGAGAATACATCGACATGCTATCTGCGTATTC tGCTGTCAATCAAGGACATTGTCACCCCCGTATTGTAGCCACATTGGTGTCTCAAGCCCAGAAATTAACACTTTCGTCACGAGCATTTTACAACTCGGTGTTTGGAAGATTTGCTCAACAAGTGACGCAACTCTTCGGGTATGACATGGTACTTCCCATGAACACAGGTGCAGAAGCTGTGGAAACAGCAGTGAAACTATCGAGGAAATGGGCATACAAGTGCAAAGGTGTTGAGGAGGGGAAGGCCATAGTGCTAAGTGTTGAGGGAAACTTCCATGGTAGAACTTTAGGCATCATCAG TATGAGTACAGATCCGGAGAGTAGGACTGGATTTGGCCCATACCTTGAAGGGGTCGGACCGGTAtttgttgatgaagaaggcGATGCTCAAACGATTAGATACGGTGTGCTTGAGGACCTTGAGAGAGCCTTAGCAGTTCATGGAGAGAACATCGCTGCATTCTTAGTAGAGCCTATCCAAGGCGAAGCCGG AATTGTTGTTCCACCTGAGGGATATCTGAAGGGTGTAGCGGAACTCTGTAAGCGACACAATGTCCTGTTAATCTGCGATGAGATCCAAACG GGTCTATGCAGAACAGGAAAGATGCTTGCATCTGAGTACGAAGGTATTAGACCGGATGTTGTATTACTTGGAAAAGCACTTTCTGGAGGAG TGTATCCCGTGTCGGCGGTCCTTGCAGACAAGGAAATTATGTTATGCATTCAACCAGGCGAGCATGGAAGCACTTACGGAGG AAACCCATTGGGCTGTGCTGTAGCAATGACGGCGCTGGACGTCCTTGTCGAGGAGGGCCTCGCCGCTCGCGCATTCACACTGGGCGAGTATTTCCGCAAAGCAGTCCGCGATTTGAAATCTCCTTTGGTCAAGGAAGTCAGAGGTAGAGGTCTCCTTAATGCCGTCGTTATTGACGAAGCGAAGAGCACCAGGGGCCGAACTGCGTGGCAATTCTGCTTGCTGTTGAAGAGCCGTGGCGTGCTGGCGAAACCCACTCACGTCAATAT TATTCGCTTTGCTCCACCCCTGGTAATCGAGGAGGAGACTTTGAAGGAGGCTGTAAAGATCATCGGGGAGTGTCTGATAGATCTCGACCTG attGACGAGATTCCTGGTGATGATGCCAGCGAGAAGGGACACAAAGACGGACTCACTCTCTGA
- a CDS encoding Peroxisomal acyl-coenzyme A oxidase 1 has translation MSAKNLNPYDVNEQTGIDMAKARGASTVGVENVRDYLHHGRDEWLARSRIVSLLQQDPVFDKSKRDFMSRTERYERGLALTNRIYELQEIHNWSDQETKVAISVLDEQLSIGLHNVAFQPVFMLQGGPTLVKKYGHLIAARAIFGCYLQTELGHGTNVSRLETTATFIPETQEFEIHSPTLTSSKWWIGALGKTATHGVVQAKLILGGKDMGPHLFFIQLRSLEDHKVLPNITIGDIGPKALAGFSPTDNGFARFNRVRIPKENMLSGFAQVTNDGKYIQPPHAKLSYGGMLYIRANMVTGGGWLIAKAATVSIRYATVRRQGERGPDGLEKQIITYPSVYYRLLPILSRAYMFLQLGRTLTTAFDTMSSRLKQGDTSLLAEMHATTSGLKVYVSSSGVQDLETARRSMGGHGYSAFAGLGRLYADYLPSVTYEGDNFVLDQQVVRSALKSYRALLASKPPQASSLSPSSQYLRHLIAHPALPSSPTEQDWRDPSVSVVLLELRAALIVNEHAQHVKAGEVDASANQRVSKAVTEAFVAGQVGEMIQDLSKLPETDKTVVTKVFLLYLLTTVEGGLTDFLSFGIIRPSSGSTPKDPTRSVRLAIKRLCEELLPEAIGLTDAFGFTDWDLDSALGVYDGKVYEALWERVKAEPLNQSEVPAAYQESIKPMLKRGQLQASALISKL, from the exons ATGTCTGCGAAGAATTTGAACCCATACGATGTGAACGAGCAGACAGGAATTGATATGGCGAAGGCTAGGGGTGCCTCCACGGTCGGGGTAGAGAATGTACGCGATTACCTGCATC ATGGTCGGGATGAGTGGCTTGCTCGGTCCAGAATTGTCAGCTTGCTACAGCAAGATCCTGTCTTCGACAAGTCAAAGAG GGATTTCATGAGCAGGACAGAGAGATACGAACGCGGGCTTGCTTTGACGAATCGTATCTACGAACTCCAGGAGATTCACAACTGGAGTGATCAAGAAACCAAGGTGGCCATCTCTGTTCTAGACGAGCAACTATCCATTGGTCTTCACAACGTCG CATTCCAACCTGTGTTCATGCTCCAGGGCGGTCCAACTCTTGTCAAGAAATACGGCCACCTAATAGCTGCACGAGCCATCTTCGGATGCTACCTACAGACGGAGCTCGGGCACGGAACAAATGTTTCTCGTCTCGAGACGACGGCGACGTTCATCCCGGAGACCCAAGAATTCGAGATTCATTCACCCACGCTTACGAGTAGCAAGTGGTGGATCGGCGCGCTCGGGAAGACAGCTACGCACGGTGTAGTGCAGGCGAAATTAATATTAGGGGGAAAGGATATGGGTCCTCATTTGTTCTTTATCCAATTACGATCTTTAG AGGACCATAAAGTGCTCCCTAACATTACTATCGGCGACATAG GACCTAAAGCTTTGGCCGGTTTTTCTCCCACCGACAATGGATTTGCGCGTTTCAATCGCGTTAGGATTCCCAAGGAAAATATGCTCTCTGGATTCGCTCAAGTTACCAATGATGGCAAATACATCCAGCCTCCCCATGCAAAGCTTAGCTATGGCGGG ATGCTTTACATTCGTGCAAA TATGGTGACAGGCGGTGGATGGTTGATAGCAAAAG CTGCTACTGTGAGTATCCGGTATGCGACTGTTCGACGACAAGGCGAACGAGGTCCAGATGGATTGGAGAAACAAATTATCACCTACCCCTCGGTTTACTACCGCCTCCTACCTATTCTATCACGAGCCTATATGTTCCTCCAGCTCGGTAGAACTTTG ACAACCGCTTTCGACACAATGTCCAGTCGACTCAAGCAAGGAGATACATCCTTGTTGGCCGAGATGCACGCGACGACGAGTGGGTTGAAGGTCTACGTCTCCAGCAGTGGTGTACAAGACCTCGAAACTGCGCGTCGCTCAATGGGCGGACACGGTTATAGCGCGTTTGCTGGCCTTGGGCGACTTTACGCGGACTACCTGCCTAGTGTTAC CTACGAAGGCGATAACTTTGTTCTTGACCAGCAGGTCGTTCGCTCGGCGCTTAAGTCGTATCGCGCACTTCTAGCGTCGAAGCCTCCGCAGGCTTCCTCACTCAGTCCCTCATCACAATACCTGCGACACCTCATTGCACACCCAGCGCTTCCTTCCTCCCCAACAGAGCAAGACTGGCGCGATCCTTCCGTGTCGGTTGTTTTATTGGAGTTACGCGCAGCGCTAATCGTGAATGAACACGCACAACACGTGAAGGCAGGCGAAGTTGACGCCAGCGCTAACCAACGTGTTTCCAAAGCCGTTACTGAGGCATTTGTGGCTGGCCAGGTAGGGGAAATGATTCAGGATCTCTCCAAACTACCAGAAACGGATAAGACCGTGGTCACAAAAGTCTTCCTCCTA TACCTTTTGACGACAGTCGAAGGAGGGTTGACGGATTTCCTTTCATTTGGTATCATCCGGCCTTCAAGCGGGTCTACACCAAAAGACCCTACGCGTTCCGTCCGCCTAGCCATCAAGCGCCTTTGCGAGGAGCTTCTGCCGGAAGCCATTGGCCTCACAGATGCATTCGGCTTCACAGACTGGGATCTTGATAG CGCTTTGGGTGTGTATGACGGTAAAGTCTACGAAGCGCTTTGGGAACGTGTCAAAGCAGAGCCTTTGAACCAATCAGAAGTTCCTGCTGCGTATCAG GAATCTATCAAACCTATGCTAAAGCGCGGACAACTCCAGGCGTCTGCCTTAATATCAAAACTTTGA
- a CDS encoding Papain inhibitor: MFAALSILSPSVSAINNGLATWYYDGIGACGGWNVNTDFIVALNPIDYAGGTKCGKKIKVNYQGKSIIVQVVDLCPSCGWKAIDLSQSAFQALAPLSQGIIQISWDYI, encoded by the exons ATGTTCGCTGCACTCTCGATTCTGTCTCCATCGGTCAGCGCGATCAATAACGGGCTAG CGACGTGGTATTATGATGGG ATCGGCGCATGCGGTGGCTGGAACGTCAACACCGATTTCATTGTCGCTTTGAACCCAATCGACTACGCAGGAGGCACAAAATGCGGCAAGAAAATCAAAGTCAATT ATCAAGGCAAATCAATCATAGTTCAAGTCGTCGACCTCTGTCCCTCATGCGGGTGGAAAGCCATCGATCTATCTCAATCGGCATTCCAAGCGCTCGCTCCGCTCTCTCAGGGAATCATCCAAATATCTTGGGACTACATTTAG
- a CDS encoding Stress response protein NST1, giving the protein MPVSRTNPPTGQPVPPSSVSIGKKPMNYQAPQPQTTTPQQQPKSARAASKAPVYSQQQQQQPQNRHPSPPTSNSGSVNKSRSASGAAGSQNSTTSGPTAAQKGKANANKIWSTSTTEERERIKDFWLGLGEQERRNLVKIEKDTVLKKMKEQQKHSCSCAVCGRKRNAIEEELEVLYDAYYEELEQYANYQQRYVSSGCTIPPPPGPGPFPGSVELDKNGAVVAHAPVNSKRSRAIKQQQQQQQQQQQRGPTPQTVPPLTNGRKQHLPPQHHPPPDKESEFDDEVEEEDFEGEEYEEDDEEPEEEEEEEEEEEEEEEEEEEIPQQRRTADGRVQKDQVAPAARRVPPQTPTGGRRNAPAKGRDGLFNIGNSLTVAGPGGILTVADDLLKNDGQKFLEMMEQLAERRMQREDETVAGIEDESEEDSDEERDGSEADEDGEDDGGASDEDDEDDDEEDEEEIMTEEQKMEEGKRMFSIFAARMFEQRVLQAYREKVAQERQLQLLRELDEEDKSTRDREIKKQTQNQKKKDKKRQQKQAKEEEKAAKSAEKAAEEAAAKARQIAQEEENRKKREEERQRREAAKRAAEEERLRKEEEKKKRQQEERERELEREKKKKEKEEKLKKEREEKERKAREEREARLAKEREEKAERERIEKEKREERERIEKEKRLAKEKEEKAEREAKEKLAAEKRAAAIAQAQAAAAAKPPPPARPTPTASASTSALPVTSKVNVNATPVANPSAPRSPSSIVNTNGVAAKKVVNNKHIPPPVSAPAAPGVGQINRPHHAPQPLQQPPPQMQQQPNLARPHHPLTPINAQHLPPHLPPPPQNSMMFGHPQGPVMIPPALSPSVGGFPPMQYPFGAPPNMPRHPPGTPLAPQRNFNGPPFDANFHRGMPMGIPINNIPPAAPAPIGPPKGKIPAASTSVPNTSMLAPGQGRRSSIPLLSTQSDSPVPGPITRPNIAPIARPIVAAVGETASSGSGSPIRRSPSPKGVLGSSALAADDDEVVSTPGPRRVGATPIGIGIGISGPSPGGSHSWGPVGAPTAASPRAPIAPWGVGFTSPSASRAIPAPIGSNNHLHQIHPGVPPPIGNGSLWGNAATPTSNGDSWHPQAPGANGFFPPTPGFMNHNAAASSAPHAGA; this is encoded by the exons CCTACAGGCCAGCCAGTGCCACCTTCCTCTGTGTCCATCGGCAAAAAACCGATGAACTACCAGGCTCCCCAGCCCCAGACCACAACGCCCCAGCAGCAGCCAAAGAGCGCACGCGCCGCTTCAAAGGCTCCCGTATAcagccagcagcagcagcagcaacccCAGAATCGCCATCCATCGCCCCCGACATCCAACTCTGGCTCAGTCAACAAATCCAGGTCAGCATCCGGCGCCGCGGGCAGTCAGAACTCTACAACCTCGGGTCCGACAGCTGCGCAGAAGGGCAAAGCCAATGCAAATAAGATATGGAGCACTTCCACCACCGAAGAGCGCGAGCGTATCAAGGACTTTTGGCTCGGTCTCGGCGAGCAGGAGCGCCGCAACCTCGTCAAGATCGAAAAGGACACTGTGctcaagaaaatgaaagaacAGCAGAAACACAGCTGCTCTTGTGCCGTTTGTGGCAGGAAGCG AAATGCGATAGAGGAAGAGCTCGAGGTACTGTACGATGCTTATTACGAAGAGCTAGAACAGTACGCAAATTACCAGCAGCGCTACGTTTCTTCTGGTTGCACTATACCGCCGCCCCCTGGACCTGGGCCCTTTCCCGGAAGCGTGGAGCTGGACAAAAACGGCGCAGTTGTGGCACATGCCCCTGTCAATTCGAAGCGCTCGCGAGCCAtaaagcaacaacaacagcagcaacagcaacagcaacaacgaGGACCGACGCCCCAAACTGTACCGCCGTTAACGAATGGTCGCAAACAACATCTCCCACCTCAACACCATCCACCACCTGACAAAGAAAGTGAGTTTGACGACGaggtagaagaagaagatttcGAGGGTGAAGAATacgaagaggatgacgaagaaccagaagaagaggaggaagaagaggaagaagaagaggaggaggaagaggaggaggaggaaatcCCACAACAACGTCGTACGGCTGATGGTCGTGTGCAGAAAGACCAGGTGGCGCCTGCAGCCCGACGAGTACCCCCACAGACACCTACAGGTGGGCGTCGGAATGCTCCTGCAAAGGGACGGGACGGACTGTTTAATATTGGGAACAGTCTAACCGTTGCCG GCCCAGGCGGCATCCTCACCGTCGCCGACGATCTGCTCAAAAATGACGGTCAAAAGTTCTTGGAGATGATGGAACAACTCGCTGAGCGCCGGATGCAGCGCGAAGACGAAACGGTTGCAGGTATCGAGGATGAGAGCGAGGAGGACAGCGATGAGGAGCGGGACGGAAGCGAGGCCGACGAGGATGGCGAGGATGACGGAGGTGCgagcgacgaggatgacgaggacgatgacgaagaggatgaagaggag ATCATGACGGAGGAGCagaagatggaagagggaaagcGGATGTTTTCTATTTTCGCTGCACGGATGTTCGAGCAACGGGTTCTGCAGGCCTACCGGGAAAAGGTTGCCCAGGAACGTCAGTTGCAGCTCTTGCGCGAGCTCGATGAGGAGGACAAGAGCACCCGCGATCGTGAGATCAAGAAGCAGACCCAGAAccaaaagaagaaggataAGAAGAG GCAACAGAAACAGGCcaaggaggaagagaaggctGCTAAATCTGCCGAGAAGGCTGCAGAGGAGGCAGCCGCGAAAGCGAGACAGATTGctcaagaggaagaaaaccGAAAGAAACGTGAAGAGGAGCGACAGAGACGCGAGGCAGCCAAGCGAGCTGCGGAAGAGGAGAGATTGCgcaaagaggaagagaagaaaaagagacaaCAGGAGGAGCGCGAGCGTGAACTGGagagggaaaagaaaaagaaggagaaggaggagaaattgaagaaagagagggaagaaaaggagcGCAAGGCCAGAGAAGAACGTGAGGCGAGGCTTGCCAAAGAGCGCGAAGAAAAGGCGGAACGCGAGCGCatcgagaaggagaaacgagaggagcgggagagaattgagaaggagaagagacTGGccaaggagaaggaggagaaggcggAGAGAGAGGCAAAGGAGAAACTCGCTGCTGAAAAGCGTGCTGCTGCCATTGCCCAAGCCCAGGcagccgccgccgccaaacctcctcctccagcgcGCCCAACGCCCACCGCGTCCGCCTCCACCTCGGCTCTGCCTGTGACCTCCAAGGTCAACGTCAATGCGACCCCAGTGGCCAACCCGTCTGCGCCCCGTTCGCCCAGCTCGATCGTCAACACCAATGGCGTCGCTGCAAAGAAGGTCGTCAACAACAAGCATATTCCTCCTCCTGTGTCCGCACCGGCCGCCCCTGGCGTCGGGCAGATCAATCGTCCTCACCATGCCCCCCAACCGCTGCAGCAGCCTCCTCCTCagatgcagcagcagcccaATCTCGCTCGTCCTCATCACCCTCTGACGCCTATCAATGCTCAGcaccttcctcctcaccttcctcctccgccacAGAATTCGATGATGTTTGGCCATCCCCAGGGACCCGTCATGATCCCTCCTGCTCTGTCTCCGAGCGTTGGAGGGTTCCCACCTATGCAATATCCATTTGGTGCCCCACCCAATATGCCACGCCATCCTCCTGGTACGCCTTTGGCTCCTCAAAGGAACTTCAATGGCCCTCCCTTCGATGCAAACTTCCATCGTGGCATGCCAATGGGTATTCCTATTAACAACATCCCTCCCGCTGCGCCTGCTCCTATCGGTCCTCCCAAGGGCAAGATACCTGCTGCTTCGACTTCTGTTCCGAATACCTCGATGCTTGCGCCTGGTCAAGGTCGTCGTTCATCGATCCCTCTCCTCAGCACTCAGTCAGACTCCCCCGTCCCTGGGCCCATCACGCGTCCGAACATCGCGCCCATCGCTCGTCCAATTGTGGCAGCTGTAGGAGAAACTGCAAGCTCTGGGTCAGGTTCGCCCATTCGCAGGTCTCCTAGCCCCAAAGGTGTCCTTGGATCGTCGGCGCTGGCTgcagatgacgatgaagttGTGTCTACGCCTGGTCCACGCAGAGTCGGTGCCACTCCTATCGGTATCGGTATCGGCATCTCCGGGCCGTCTCCGGGCGGTAGCCACTCCTGGGGTCCTGTCGGTGCCCCTACCGCTGCGAGCCCCCGCGCACCCATCGCACCATGGGGCGTCGGCTTCACATCGCCTTCGGCCAGCCGCGCTATCCCGGCGCCCATTGGATCCAACAACCATCTGCACCAGATCCACCCTGGGGTTCCGCCGCCAATTGGAAACGGGTCGTTGTGGGGAAACGCGGCAACGCCGACGAGCAACGGAGATAGCTGGCATCCTCAGGCCCCTGGCGCGAACGGTTTCTTCCCGCCTACGCCAGGGTTCATGAATCACAATGCAGCTGCTTCGTCTGCCCCTCATGCGGGAGCTTGA